The following are encoded together in the Falsiruegeria litorea R37 genome:
- a CDS encoding aromatic ring-hydroxylating oxygenase subunit alpha, with protein sequence MTTATTTLSDVIQPIERANGLPNAHYTDPTVFAEESQALLAEGWAGLAVTADVPEAGDAVPLTFLGMPLLLLRDREGVVRVFQNICRHRGMILVEEPRKIEGAIRCPYHSWCYSTQGRLVSTPHVGGPGQNTHEGIDRDTLGLIEVRSHIWMGVVWINISGAAPEFEEVHADLLQRWSEFDKPIYHGGDDSKFQLQVNCNWKLAVENYCESYHLPWVHPGLNSYSRLEDHYHIEHPGAYSGQGTLVYRQLAGDNGEVFADFEGLSDKWDTAAEYIAVYPNVLLGVHRDHSFAIVLVPEAQNKTVENVHLYYTTQDTDPELRRRNTDQWKVVFEEDIFVVEGMQKGRAAPGFDGGRFSPAMDGPTHVFHDWVANKLQTYRGLKAAE encoded by the coding sequence ATGACAACAGCCACAACCACCCTCTCGGACGTGATCCAGCCGATTGAACGTGCCAACGGCCTGCCGAACGCCCATTACACCGACCCTACTGTCTTTGCCGAAGAAAGCCAGGCGCTGTTGGCCGAAGGCTGGGCCGGCCTTGCGGTCACGGCTGACGTACCCGAAGCTGGGGATGCAGTCCCCCTGACGTTTCTGGGCATGCCCCTGCTTCTGCTGCGGGACCGCGAAGGCGTCGTGCGCGTGTTCCAAAACATCTGCCGCCACCGTGGCATGATTCTGGTCGAAGAGCCGCGCAAGATTGAAGGCGCCATTCGCTGCCCCTATCACAGCTGGTGCTATTCGACTCAAGGGCGCCTGGTGTCGACCCCGCATGTCGGCGGGCCGGGTCAAAACACCCATGAGGGCATCGACCGCGACACCCTGGGCCTGATCGAAGTGCGCAGCCACATCTGGATGGGCGTGGTCTGGATCAACATCTCGGGCGCTGCGCCAGAGTTCGAAGAGGTGCATGCCGACCTGCTGCAACGCTGGTCCGAGTTCGACAAACCGATCTATCACGGTGGTGACGACAGCAAGTTTCAGCTGCAGGTGAACTGCAACTGGAAACTGGCGGTCGAGAACTACTGTGAAAGTTATCACCTGCCCTGGGTGCACCCGGGATTGAACAGCTACTCCCGGCTTGAAGATCACTATCACATCGAACACCCCGGCGCCTATTCCGGCCAAGGGACACTGGTCTATCGTCAGCTGGCTGGCGACAACGGCGAGGTCTTTGCCGATTTCGAGGGCTTGAGCGACAAATGGGACACGGCGGCCGAGTACATCGCGGTCTACCCCAATGTCCTGCTGGGTGTGCACCGCGATCACAGCTTTGCCATCGTTCTGGTGCCCGAGGCGCAGAACAAGACCGTTGAGAACGTGCATCTGTACTATACGACCCAGGATACGGATCCCGAATTGCGCCGCAGGAACACGGATCAGTGGAAGGTGGTGTTTGAAGAGGACATCTTTGTCGTGGAAGGCATGCAAAAGGGGCGCGCGGCACCTGGCTTTGACGGTGGCCGTTTCTCGCCTGCGATGGACGGTCCGACCCATGTGTTCCACGATTGGGTCGCAAACAAGCTGCAGACCTATCGGGGTTTGAAAGCTGCGGAATGA
- a CDS encoding helix-turn-helix domain-containing protein, translating into MTKSTRTPAELRNMFGENLRLLARQYPSISELSRRLGINRTQFNRYLSGESFPRPDVLERICVFFDVDARILLDPVADIPSQGHILNGPVLGEFFGAGVNNLPEEAFPSGFYRFSRRSFVNDARFIVGLVYVYRFENQTYVRGYEAKEAMAQQGLPTDNRTREFRGFVTRQEDGVALVISRRKAMTCSFNYLSRVASFENNFWVGYVTRTVRESVTGTRAARMVYEHLGTERQSVFQAARTSGFVSEEDLMPFHRRLLQPQDPFR; encoded by the coding sequence ATGACCAAGTCAACACGCACGCCGGCGGAGTTGCGCAATATGTTTGGGGAAAACTTGCGCCTCCTTGCCCGGCAATACCCTTCAATTTCCGAGTTATCTCGGAGGTTGGGCATCAACAGGACACAGTTCAACCGCTACTTGTCCGGGGAAAGCTTTCCAAGACCAGATGTACTGGAGCGCATCTGCGTCTTCTTTGACGTTGATGCGCGCATCCTTCTTGATCCCGTCGCGGACATCCCGTCCCAGGGGCATATCCTGAATGGCCCGGTCTTGGGCGAGTTCTTTGGTGCGGGTGTCAACAACCTGCCGGAAGAGGCCTTTCCAAGTGGGTTCTATCGGTTCTCACGACGTAGCTTTGTCAACGATGCCCGCTTCATCGTTGGCTTGGTCTACGTCTATAGGTTCGAAAACCAGACATATGTCAGAGGCTATGAAGCCAAGGAGGCAATGGCCCAACAAGGTTTGCCGACAGACAATCGAACACGCGAGTTTCGCGGCTTTGTTACGCGGCAAGAGGATGGGGTCGCCCTTGTCATCTCTCGCCGCAAGGCCATGACATGCTCGTTCAACTATCTGTCTCGCGTGGCCTCGTTCGAGAACAACTTCTGGGTCGGCTATGTGACCCGCACGGTTCGCGAAAGCGTCACCGGCACACGTGCCGCGCGGATGGTGTACGAGCATCTTGGCACCGAGCGCCAGAGTGTTTTCCAGGCCGCACGCACATCCGGGTTCGTGTCCGAAGAGGACCTGATGCCGTTCCATCGGCGTCTGCTACAACCACAAGATCCGTTCAGATAG
- the ilvN gene encoding acetolactate synthase small subunit, which yields MSALHIKKGATRHSAYNLRPNFSDVQERHTIAVLVENEPGVLARVIGLFSGRGYNIESLTVAEVDHTGHLSRITIVTTGTPQVIEQIKAQLGRIVSVHDVHDLTVEGPSVERELAMLKVVGDGEKRVEALRLADIFRANVVDSTLNSFVFEITGAPDKIDAFADLMRPLGLAEIARTGVAALLRGD from the coding sequence ATGTCTGCCCTACACATCAAAAAAGGCGCAACGCGCCATTCCGCCTATAACCTGCGTCCGAACTTTTCGGATGTTCAGGAACGCCACACCATCGCCGTGCTGGTGGAAAACGAACCCGGTGTTCTGGCCCGTGTCATTGGCCTCTTCTCAGGCCGTGGTTACAACATCGAAAGCCTTACCGTGGCCGAGGTGGATCACACCGGCCACCTGAGCCGGATTACCATTGTGACCACAGGCACGCCTCAGGTGATCGAGCAGATCAAGGCGCAGCTCGGGCGCATTGTATCAGTGCATGATGTTCATGACCTGACCGTCGAAGGCCCCTCAGTCGAGCGTGAACTGGCGATGTTGAAAGTCGTGGGCGATGGTGAAAAGCGCGTCGAAGCGTTGCGGCTAGCAGATATTTTCCGCGCCAACGTGGTCGACAGCACGCTGAATTCGTTTGTCTTTGAAATCACAGGCGCACCAGACAAGATTGACGCATTCGCCGATCTGATGCGCCCCCTGGGTCTGGCCGAGATTGCCCGGACCGGTGTCGCCGCATTGCTGCGCGGCGACTGA